One genomic region from Mytilus trossulus isolate FHL-02 chromosome 9, PNRI_Mtr1.1.1.hap1, whole genome shotgun sequence encodes:
- the LOC134684571 gene encoding EMILIN-2-like, whose product MKDNIERSREIEQYGYDNDLSEDLLNLLCRSRKHSTQIEGFTRKTLPAFTASLTATKALGAREFIKFDKVWLNTGDIYSPSTGVFTVPMDGLYLVSSSLMSVKGKHLHCHMWRNGQSNVGAFGTGWSQGTLNAVMDLKKGDTLSIRHHNSSGEDV is encoded by the exons ATGAAGGATAATATAGAGAGATCAAGAGAAATAGAACAATACGGATATG ATAATGATTTATCTGAAGACCTGCTGAACCTGTTATGTCGATCACGAAAACACTCAACTCAAATTGAag GATTTACAAGGAAAACCCTTCCTGCATTTACTGCATCGCTGACAGCAACAAAAGCACTTGGAGCAAGAGAATTTATAAAGTTTGACAAAGTCTGGCTGAACACGGGGGATATTTATAGTCCATCAACAGGCGTGTTCACAGTACCAATGGATGGTCTATATTTGGTGTCAAGTTCTTTGATGTCTGTTAAAGGAAAACATCTACACTGTCACATGTGGAGGAACGGTCAGTCCAATGTCGGAGCGTTTGGTACAGGGTGGTCTCAAGGGACTCTAAATGCTGTTATGGACTTGAAGAAAGGTGACACACTGTCAATACGTCACCACAATTCCAGTGGTGAGGATGTTTAA